One window from the genome of Hydra vulgaris chromosome 02, alternate assembly HydraT2T_AEP encodes:
- the LOC136076008 gene encoding uncharacterized protein LOC136076008 produces the protein MDRCSSSTNVFEMQYNYGEYRTEIVSILFVPDTKKNLPTKGKLENEAKCSICSTNIMEVNKPYQENLRTLKTLKINENLTILIAFLLCIGRHCCLFCNITKKDIQLAPICREHVVSQRSLNSLNNDFHRFQSNGGNLKNAKLFNYVINETLFNIPQDQVAVPALHISLGTYLKFFNMFEDECHLIDIKLAGELALKNNIIGKADFDKYVNMHLQFNLVKSVIEDCDNKIALLQDTISLKVICEPDKTVEIRNIYTPRIVNNKIKELSSLNEANVLDKISGPCIQQLNEVLKANKVERQAYHRKCFVGNHVHIMLKPQPLLDLCNSKTNLNSWSYWHQNSFIIC, from the exons atggaTAG ATGTTCATCCAGCACAAATGTGTTTGAAATGCAATACAACTATGGTGAATATAGAACCGAg ATTGTCAGCATTCTTTTTGTACCTGatacaaaaaagaatttgcCTACTAAAGGTAAACTAGAAAACGAAGCAAAATGTTCTATATGTTCAACCAACATCATG GAAGTAAATAAACCTTATCAAGAAAACTTAAggactttaaaaacattaaaaattaatgaaaacctTACTATACTGATAGCATTTCTGTTATGCATAGGTCGGCATTGCTGTCTTTTTTGTAACATCACCAAAAAAGATATCCAACTAGCTCCAATATGTAGAGAGCATGTTGTTTCACAAAGATCTTTAAACTCCTTAAACAATGACTTTCATCGTTTTCAAAGTAATGGAGGAAATTTGAAAAATGCTAAATTATTCAACTATGTGattaatgaaactttatttaatattccTCAAGACCAG GTTGCTGTACCTGCTTTACATATATCTTTGGGTacctatttaaagtttttcaacatgTTCGAAGACGAATGCCACTTAATAGATATAAAGCTTGCTGGAGAACTTGCTTtaaagaataatataattgGTAAAGCTGATTTTGACAAATATGTTAACATGCATCTTCAATTCAATCTTGTAAAAAGTGTTATTGAAGACTGTGACAATAAAATTGCACTTCTACAAGACACAATTTCTCTAAAGGTTATATGTGAGCCAGATAAAACAGTAGAAATTAGGAACATATATACACCAAGAATAGTTAACAACaag atAAAAGAATTAAGTTCATTAAATGAAGCAAACGTACTTGATAAAATTTCAGGTCCCTGCATTCAGCAACTTAATGAAGTGTTGAAGGCTAATAAAGTAGAAAGGCAGGCTTATCATAGAAAATGCTTTGTTGGAAACCATGTTCACATAAtgcttaag cctCAGCCATTGTTAGATTTGTGCAATTCCAAAACTAATCTCAACTCTTGGTCTTATTGGCACCAAAATTCCTTTATTATCTGTTAA